In Afipia sp. GAS231, a single window of DNA contains:
- a CDS encoding HAD family phosphatase, translating into MTGKWNVHAVLLDMDGTLLDTERVYLDSLVAALHAHGYTDDVVALCHAMVGLPGPECEAMLHARYGEDFPLADINKAFMAKRDEILEAGLPVKRGAVELLDALQAAEYPMAIVTSSSRRTADAHLRLAGIHDRFNAILTRDDVVRGKPSPELYLLAASRFGVMPQTCVAVEDSNHGVASALAAGAITIMVPDMVPPTDASRANCAAVVPDLGAVLEMLRARCGF; encoded by the coding sequence GTGACCGGCAAATGGAACGTGCATGCCGTCCTGCTCGACATGGACGGCACGCTGCTCGACACTGAACGGGTCTATCTCGACAGCCTGGTCGCGGCGCTGCACGCGCATGGCTATACCGACGACGTCGTCGCGCTCTGCCATGCGATGGTCGGTCTGCCGGGGCCGGAATGCGAAGCCATGCTGCACGCACGCTACGGCGAGGATTTTCCGCTTGCTGACATCAACAAGGCCTTCATGGCAAAGCGCGATGAAATTCTGGAGGCCGGGTTACCCGTGAAACGCGGCGCGGTCGAGCTGCTGGATGCGCTGCAGGCAGCGGAATATCCGATGGCGATCGTCACCTCCTCGTCGCGGCGCACCGCCGACGCGCATCTGCGGCTCGCCGGAATCCACGACCGTTTCAATGCGATCCTGACCCGCGACGACGTCGTCAGGGGCAAACCGAGCCCCGAGCTCTATCTGCTGGCAGCGTCAAGGTTCGGCGTAATGCCGCAAACCTGTGTGGCGGTCGAGGATTCCAATCACGGCGTGGCGTCGGCGCTCGCCGCGGGTGCGATCACCATCATGGTGCCCGACATGGTGCCGCCGACGGACGCCTCGCGCGCCAACTGCGCGGCCGTGGTGCCCGACCTCGGCGCCGTGCTCGAGATGCTGCGAGCCCGCTGCGGGTTTTGA
- a CDS encoding aldo/keto reductase: MQIRNLGGSGLRVSAVGLGCNNFGQRTDLETSRKVIHKAIDLGITLFDTADIYAGMGGSETVLGQVLGDRRKDIVLATKYSKPMSNDGTKQGASRRYIMSAVEASLTRLKTDYIDLYQQHDYDPLTPIEETLRALDDLVRQGKVRYIGNSNFPAWRIAEAELVARQMNVGRFVSCQDEYSLVVRGIEKDLLPAAQEYKLGLLPFFPLASGLLTGKYQRGAAAPADTRFGKAPALKDRYVTPRNEDIVEKLEAFAKARGHSMLELAFSWLAARPQVSSVIAGATRVEQVEQNVKAIGWTLSAEEMAEIDAITK; encoded by the coding sequence ATGCAAATTCGCAATCTCGGCGGCTCCGGCCTGCGCGTGTCCGCCGTCGGCCTCGGCTGCAACAATTTCGGCCAGCGCACTGATCTCGAGACCTCGCGCAAGGTGATCCACAAGGCGATCGACCTCGGCATCACGCTGTTCGACACCGCCGACATCTATGCTGGCATGGGCGGCTCCGAGACCGTACTCGGCCAGGTCCTTGGCGACCGCCGCAAGGACATCGTGCTGGCGACCAAATATTCCAAGCCGATGAGCAACGACGGCACCAAGCAGGGCGCCTCGCGCCGCTACATCATGTCTGCCGTCGAAGCGAGCCTGACGCGGCTGAAGACCGACTACATCGATCTCTATCAGCAGCACGACTACGATCCGCTGACGCCGATCGAGGAAACCCTGCGTGCGCTCGATGACCTCGTCCGCCAGGGCAAGGTGCGCTACATCGGCAATTCGAATTTTCCGGCCTGGCGCATCGCCGAAGCCGAACTGGTCGCGCGGCAGATGAACGTCGGCCGCTTCGTCTCGTGCCAGGACGAATACAGCCTCGTGGTGCGCGGCATCGAAAAGGACCTGCTGCCGGCCGCTCAAGAGTACAAACTCGGATTGCTGCCGTTCTTCCCGCTGGCGAGCGGGTTGTTGACCGGCAAGTACCAGCGCGGCGCGGCGGCCCCCGCCGATACGCGTTTCGGCAAGGCCCCTGCCTTGAAGGACCGTTACGTCACGCCGCGCAACGAGGACATCGTCGAAAAGCTGGAGGCGTTCGCCAAAGCCCGCGGCCACAGCATGCTCGAACTCGCCTTCTCGTGGCTCGCCGCACGCCCGCAAGTCTCCAGCGTCATCGCCGGCGCCACCCGCGTCGAGCAGGTCGAGCAGAACGTGAAAGCGATCGGCTGGACCCTGAGCGCGGAAGAGATGGCGGAGATCGACGCGATTACGAAGTAG
- a CDS encoding cysteine-rich CWC family protein, with protein sequence MTNRSENQPLRRLACASCGAEFGCNLSGACWCMDEAYRLPMPSDGGDCLCPDCLRKAAARAADAAAT encoded by the coding sequence ATGACAAATCGGTCAGAAAACCAGCCCCTACGTCGCCTCGCCTGCGCCAGTTGCGGCGCCGAATTCGGCTGCAACCTGTCGGGGGCGTGCTGGTGCATGGACGAAGCCTATCGGCTGCCGATGCCGTCGGACGGCGGCGATTGTCTGTGCCCGGATTGCCTGCGCAAGGCGGCCGCGCGCGCCGCAGACGCGGCGGCAACGTGA
- a CDS encoding DUF1800 domain-containing protein: MARDSQAALVALNRFGFGARGGASGDFVNAASDPRGFVKAELLRPNGVLLEVPGLQSTPALGKAVFDYQFEIQQARDAAAKAAPAAGTEAPAQPTPRDAKGQRRNLSLSSIAMDITAKDPEAKESQMKAGDGANATMADPSAKSAETMQPNAPKPPPQQLNIIQKTFRAEALARLQRATMADCGFVERLVVFWSNHFCISAGKGGLARMWAGSFEREAIRPHVLGRFADMLKAVEQHPAMLFFLDNQQSLGPDSRAGLNRNRGLNENLAREIMELHTLGVGGGYSQDDVTSLARIITGWTYAGRQGALGTPGTFVFNANAHQPGAQRVMGKIYEANGVAQGEAVLADIARHPSTAKFIATKFARHFVADDPPPALVARLSDVFVKSDGDLKALAMALLDSDEAWQAPLTKMRSPYEFLVASGRLLAQIPGDPGRYLGALNVLGQPLWSPAGPNGFPDSNAAWAAPEGMKLRLDISAQIASRLGDGIDPRALLELAAADAASEETRKTVERAESRQQALALLLMSPEFQRR, translated from the coding sequence ATGGCCCGCGATTCGCAAGCAGCCCTCGTTGCGCTCAATCGCTTCGGCTTCGGCGCGCGGGGCGGGGCGTCCGGCGATTTCGTCAACGCCGCCTCCGATCCGCGCGGCTTCGTCAAGGCCGAGCTGCTCCGCCCCAACGGCGTGCTGCTCGAAGTTCCCGGATTGCAGTCGACGCCGGCGCTCGGCAAGGCGGTGTTCGACTATCAGTTCGAGATCCAGCAGGCCCGTGACGCCGCCGCCAAGGCCGCGCCCGCTGCCGGGACCGAAGCGCCCGCGCAGCCGACGCCGCGGGATGCGAAGGGGCAGCGGCGAAACCTGTCGCTCAGCAGCATCGCCATGGACATCACGGCGAAGGACCCGGAGGCGAAGGAATCGCAGATGAAGGCTGGCGACGGCGCCAATGCGACGATGGCCGATCCTTCAGCTAAGTCTGCCGAGACCATGCAGCCCAATGCGCCAAAGCCGCCGCCGCAACAGCTCAACATCATCCAGAAGACGTTTCGCGCCGAGGCGCTGGCGCGGCTGCAGCGCGCCACCATGGCCGATTGCGGATTCGTCGAGCGGCTGGTGGTGTTCTGGTCCAATCATTTCTGCATCTCCGCCGGCAAGGGCGGACTGGCACGGATGTGGGCGGGCTCGTTCGAGCGTGAGGCGATCCGGCCCCATGTGCTCGGGCGCTTCGCCGATATGTTGAAGGCGGTCGAGCAGCACCCGGCGATGCTGTTCTTTCTCGACAACCAGCAGTCGCTCGGCCCGGACTCCCGCGCCGGGCTGAACCGCAACCGCGGGCTGAACGAAAATCTCGCGCGCGAGATCATGGAGCTGCATACGCTCGGTGTCGGCGGCGGCTATTCGCAGGACGACGTGACCTCGCTGGCGCGGATCATCACCGGCTGGACCTATGCGGGACGGCAGGGCGCGCTCGGTACGCCCGGCACTTTCGTGTTCAATGCCAATGCGCATCAGCCCGGCGCGCAGCGCGTGATGGGCAAGATCTACGAAGCCAACGGCGTGGCGCAGGGCGAGGCGGTGCTGGCTGATATCGCACGGCATCCGTCGACCGCGAAATTCATCGCGACCAAATTCGCCCGGCACTTCGTGGCGGACGATCCGCCGCCAGCACTGGTGGCGCGGCTGAGCGATGTCTTCGTCAAGTCCGACGGCGATCTCAAGGCGCTGGCGATGGCGCTTCTGGATTCCGACGAAGCCTGGCAGGCGCCGTTGACCAAGATGCGATCGCCTTACGAATTCCTGGTCGCCAGCGGCAGATTGCTCGCGCAAATTCCCGGCGATCCCGGCCGCTATCTCGGCGCCCTCAATGTGCTCGGCCAGCCGCTTTGGTCACCCGCAGGGCCGAACGGCTTTCCCGACAGCAATGCGGCATGGGCCGCACCGGAGGGCATGAAGCTGCGGCTCGATATCTCCGCGCAGATTGCGTCGCGTCTAGGTGATGGCATCGATCCCCGCGCGCTGCTCGAACTCGCCGCTGCGGACGCGGCCTCCGAGGAGACGCGCAAAACCGTCGAGCGCGCGGAATCGCGGCAGCAGGCGCTGGCGCTGTTGCTGATGTCGCCGGAATTCCAGAGGAGATGA
- a CDS encoding DUF1501 domain-containing protein translates to MEINMNCCEGLRASVTSRRALLLGGASFAAWAYLPKFARAADGRDPRLVVIILRGALDGLATVAPIGDPDYAGLHGAIALSSSGPNAALPLDSFFALHPAMPEFARMYRDKKAAVVHAVATSYRDRSHFDGQDVLESGFAGPGRVQSGWLNRALESLPKGERVTSALAVGPTTPLVLRGAAPTVGWAPVALPQVADDTATRLAELYSHRDPALATALTQGLALDKAAQGDDMKPKPGTNGAGAMRLVARGAAKLMAADDGPRIAALAFDGWDTHANEGGPVGRLAQLLGGLDGALAEFESGLGERWRETVVVVATEFGRTARINGTQGTDHGTGTLALLAGGAVKGGRVISDWPGLKYANLYQGRDLAPTTDLRAVMKGLLHDQFGLAERVLAETVFPDSAPVKPMQGLVG, encoded by the coding sequence ATGGAAATCAACATGAATTGCTGCGAAGGGCTGCGGGCTTCGGTGACGTCGCGACGCGCACTGTTGCTGGGTGGCGCATCGTTTGCGGCCTGGGCGTATTTGCCGAAATTCGCGCGGGCCGCCGACGGCCGCGATCCGCGGCTCGTGGTCATCATCCTGCGCGGCGCGTTGGACGGGCTTGCTACCGTAGCTCCGATCGGTGACCCCGATTACGCCGGCCTGCATGGCGCGATCGCGCTGAGTTCATCCGGCCCGAATGCGGCGCTGCCGCTGGATTCGTTCTTTGCGCTGCATCCCGCGATGCCGGAATTCGCGCGGATGTATCGCGACAAGAAGGCCGCAGTGGTTCACGCGGTGGCGACGTCGTATCGGGACCGCTCGCATTTCGACGGGCAGGACGTGCTCGAAAGCGGCTTTGCCGGGCCCGGCCGCGTGCAATCCGGCTGGCTCAACCGCGCGCTGGAATCGCTCCCCAAGGGCGAGCGGGTGACGAGCGCGCTCGCGGTCGGTCCGACCACGCCTTTGGTGCTGCGCGGCGCAGCCCCAACGGTCGGCTGGGCGCCGGTCGCGCTACCGCAGGTCGCCGACGATACCGCGACGCGGTTGGCCGAGCTCTACAGCCACCGCGATCCCGCGCTGGCCACGGCGCTGACGCAAGGGCTCGCGCTCGACAAGGCGGCGCAGGGCGACGACATGAAGCCGAAGCCCGGCACCAACGGCGCCGGCGCGATGCGGCTGGTGGCACGCGGCGCTGCGAAACTGATGGCGGCCGACGACGGTCCGCGGATCGCAGCGCTCGCCTTCGACGGCTGGGACACCCATGCCAATGAAGGCGGTCCGGTCGGCCGGCTGGCGCAACTGCTCGGCGGCCTCGACGGCGCGCTGGCGGAATTCGAAAGCGGGCTCGGCGAGCGCTGGCGCGAAACCGTGGTCGTGGTCGCCACCGAATTCGGTCGCACCGCGCGCATCAACGGCACCCAGGGCACCGACCACGGCACCGGCACCCTCGCGCTGCTCGCCGGCGGCGCGGTGAAGGGCGGCCGGGTGATCTCGGACTGGCCGGGACTGAAATACGCCAACCTCTACCAGGGCCGCGACCTCGCGCCGACCACCGACCTGCGCGCGGTCATGAAAGGCCTGCTGCACGATCAGTTCGGTCTCGCCGAGCGCGTGCTGGCCGAAACGGTGTTCCCCGACAGCGCGCCGGTGAAGCCGATGCAGGGATTGGTGGGGTAA
- a CDS encoding TetR/AcrR family transcriptional regulator, whose protein sequence is MARSAVPTRERIISAANKLFYNDGIRGVSVDAVAAKAGVTKRTLYYHFRSKDDLVAAYLAGRDQPNLALFKQWFAERDDGLPVQVERIFRSLARSARHPKWKGCGFLRTSAELANLPGHPAITIGAAHKKKFEAWLRETFTAAGIAEASKLSRQVLLLLDGSFAVVLLHRDPSYMETAGEAARSLVEAALPGRKKALGVRGVIRTSLRGA, encoded by the coding sequence ATGGCACGATCCGCAGTCCCGACCCGCGAGCGCATCATTTCGGCGGCGAATAAGCTGTTCTACAATGACGGCATAAGGGGCGTCAGCGTTGACGCGGTGGCGGCGAAGGCCGGCGTCACCAAGCGCACGCTGTATTATCATTTCCGGAGCAAGGACGATCTGGTGGCGGCCTATCTCGCCGGCCGCGATCAGCCCAATCTGGCGCTGTTCAAGCAATGGTTCGCCGAGCGCGACGACGGGTTGCCGGTCCAGGTCGAGCGCATCTTTCGCAGCCTCGCCCGCTCGGCGCGGCATCCGAAATGGAAGGGTTGCGGCTTCCTGCGCACCTCTGCTGAACTCGCCAACCTGCCCGGACATCCCGCGATCACCATCGGCGCCGCGCACAAGAAGAAATTCGAGGCGTGGCTGCGCGAGACGTTTACGGCTGCCGGAATTGCCGAGGCGTCAAAACTGTCGCGACAGGTCCTGCTGCTGCTCGACGGCTCCTTTGCCGTCGTCCTGCTGCACCGTGATCCCAGCTATATGGAAACCGCCGGCGAAGCCGCGCGATCGTTGGTCGAGGCGGCGCTGCCGGGGCGGAAGAAGGCGCTGGGCGTGCGCGGTGTAATCAGGACGTCATTGCGAGGAGCGTAG